ACTGTTTTCCCTGCTGCAGGACAGCGTCCATTGTGCATTAGAGGTGTCCagactgcagctggaggagTGGAAAAGCCAGGGGCCCAGGGCCCATGAAGAAGCACTGACCCAGAAGGCTTTGCTTCAGGAGGAGCTGGTCACAATCCGGGCCAGAATGTGTGACGTATCGCTGGTGCGTACTGAGCCAGAGGACAGTGAACCAGAATGAGAAAACAATGTGACAGCATGAGTAGTTCATGTTTATGTCATTAATCATTAAACAGCAGAACTCAGGGGTGTAATGTGTACATGAACTGCTGATGATACCACTagttttttatgtctttatagattattttttattgttcgCAAAtcttcaaatatttttattcaggaAATGGAGAGAGTGTGGAGTCAGTATGAGCGACTGGAGAGTGAGCTGTCTGTTATACGCTCCCACCTTCAGCACGTCTGCAACTTTGGAGTGCCACAGGTATTTGTACCATACTAAATGGACACTTTCTCACTAATATTTTTAGCTTGGTTAACATACGTATATTGTGTCTCTGTCAAAATCTCACCATACATGGGAGataaatattttacacacattttacacttacacatttcattttacacagCTTTGAGCTATGAACCACTGACTCTAAAAAGTCACAAATGTCTTTCTATAAGTCGTTAAGGCTCACGGTGGAAGGTGTTTCTTTTTATCAGGAGCAGTCTCAGGCCCAGAGAGAGTTGTGGATGATGGAGGACATCCTGTCTGGACTAAAGATTAACAGGGATCACTTCCGCTTCCTGTTGGGACTACAAAGACATCACAGTAAGCATCAGTTCTCTCTCACTTTAACTTTAAGAGTCTGCAGGAGGTTATTCTGTACAACTGAGACTGTTGACagtaacacttttttttcaatGTGTAGGTGGTGTCATCATTCAAAAAAATCCTTTCTTCATAcatgaattaataaattatgACTTGTGAACTACAAAGTGTGAATTTGAATGATGTAAATTTAAATCTAAGGTCTGAACAGTGTCATCCTGTCACATTAcgttcattttgcttttgaagaAAATTCAACCATTgacttattttttgtttttgccatttgAGGCTACCAGTGCACAAACTTGCCTGCTTCATCTTGATTATACACATGAAATCTGACAATGGACGACCAGTGTCAACACTATGACCTTTTCTGTCTCCCCCTCAGCATTCCAACCAACAGCTCCTCATCCTGGTTCTCCTGGCTCTCCTACAGAGATGCTGCAGAGTGGTCTGCCAATGGTACGGCTCCTGTCCATTGTCCCTTTGTCAGTGACCCCTGGCTTTTGCTCTGTGCTAATGAACAAACATGGTATTGTTGTCCTCTAAAGGAGAGGTTAAACCCATCTCCAAGGAATCTGCTAACTAGAGTCCTAAAGATGTTTTCTTACAGGTCTACAGTGTTATAATTTGATTTGTGGTGTGATGGGTTGATGTTAACTACCTTCTTAATTGGAATTTGTCATGATGTCAGTCTGGTAGATCAAAAAAATGCCAGGATTTACAGGCCAAAATTGTCTGTGCATTTTTCTGACTTCATCAGTCTGGCAGGGAAGGTCTTCTGTCATGGCTTAACATGCTTTTACGTTATGtcttttgtgaaaatgatttctgcAGGATGTGGAACAAGAGCCACCAGTTCGTCCACCGTTACCCCAGGAGTTACAGGAAAGCCACCAGAGCAGGGATCAGGTCCATGGCTGGACAGAGTCACCATATGAGGTGTGGAAATATGGACATTATCAGTGAAAAGCATTATCAAGTTTGaaagtaattttcttttctttctccacgTATGTTTTAGGGAATCTACAGCCATGCTGTTGATCCggtggagagaagagggaaCAGCCAGCCTGACCTccttaatgtgaaaacacataAAGATGCATTCGGTTGGCACAGATAtactcaacacacacagtccatgaaaacactgatattAACACAATGGCCTGTGGATCGATATTTTCTGGCACATGTAATATTAAAAACTGCTTTAATGGGTTAGTTAGTTTTTCAGTCCCTGTTGTGTCTCCCACCCTCATATTTCcaatttctctttcttcctgtcacTCTGTTCTCCTCCACTCATCCTgtctcacccccccccccccccccccccccatccttctcctatattttcatttcatccttaGAATCTCAATCTGATTCAAAGTGGATCCCACCAGATACAACAAACCAATCAACCAAGGTTTGAGTCTTCATAATTTCCTGTTTGCTGGTTAACTAATTACTTACTTTGACTGTAGGCAACGTGATCCAAAACACTCCAAATATAGAAGCAGCCAAAGCTGATTTTTCCTCATTGCAATCACAGCCAAATTCCAATTCTTTGATTCTCTCATCTTCCTTGCAATTAGGGCATGTTGCTGTGCCTGTTCTAGGcgagagggggagacagaggtTCATGTCTCAGTGTGAGAGCTCAGTCATCTCCCTTCTGCCACCCAACCcccctttctcacacacatttatatagATATACAGTATAGATATGAACATACAGATGCAAGCACCCATACATAAACTCATGCATGAATACATCTCTACACAAATAGATGCAAACACataatcatctgtttgtttattttactgtgtttcAAATATGCAAATCATGGATTCTGGTCtttgttttagcttttttttttttacacatattGAAGTGCACAGTTCATATATGACTCATATTCTAAGGGGGCCATATCTTTTCTAGAAGATTAAGATGAGTGAAGAAGAGCAGATAGAGCGGATGAAGAGGAATCAGGAGAGGTTGACTAATAAGAAGAAACCCTCTATTTCTGCTCCAGTTACCCAAACCCAGAGTCAAGGTTcagagacaagagaggaggTCTGTCAAATCATTCATCTTTATCACTGACTGAACCTCTACATTATGTTACAAACAAATATACATTTACTAATCCATCTGTTTCCTCAGGCACCCTTTCCTCTAAGGGTGACACGAGTTGTTACAGCTGTATTACCGTCCTCTCTCAAGGCCAGACGGGTTTCTGTTGAAGATCCCCCACCTGAGTTTGACAACCCATTGCCTGAACAGATCCAACCTGATACTCAGCAAAGATTGGctatgcagaggaaaaaaatgttgaacaaGCCACACAGGCGTCTGTTGCTGGAAAGTCCTGATCAAAACTGGTCCCCTGTAGAGATGCACCACGAtcagccagacagaaagacaaacaggcagcagcagcatcagggAGTAGTGAAGTCCTCCAGAGGAGAGTCACGGTCAGAGGTGGGCAGAGCTGAGCCTACGGAGACCTCAAGAAATCAAGTTCGAGATGAAGCAGGTTTAGATAATGGAAGTGCAAGCTTGGATGTCAGGGTAAGAGAGAAATCAAGCACTTGTATTATTATAACAAAATAGCGTATTCAGAAAGATGACACTGTACCCTAAATTATAGTTGATATCAACTCACTCATGACATTGGCTTTACATCCTTATTATTTGGGGTCCAACAGATACTACTGCTTTATGTATAAAAAGGATATTTAGAATGGCAAAGTCCAGCCATTTTTtctttaagtatatttttcacttttgtttggCAGTTCCATGAAATGTAAAGTGTTTTGTCCAACATATTGATGTTACTTATGTTTAGGGACAGTCATACTCCAGACAAGTCTAAGTCCTTATTAGGCCAAACCATGAACAAACTACAAAACCTAAATTACAGAAAACCTACTTTTGCTCCCCGTATTTGGGATTTGGGAAGATAGTGCTGCATCAGACTAGTGAAACATCTTATCacttaaaaaatatgtttatgaaCAATTCTTATAAAATTAGGAGATCATGAAATGTAAAGTTTATAAAAGAATGTTTTGAGCTGTTAAATACCTGGGGTCTGCATGACCCTAACAGAACATAAACTATGATTGCATCAGTAATGAAAGTATTTCTGTCTCATTGCTACATATCTCTActgcattaaaaatgattaattgcaTTAGTTGTGGTGTAAAGTGCAATCTAATGTGAAACTGTTTGAACAGGCGGAGGAACAGGCCTCTGCCACCCCAACCCCTAACATGGACCTTAACCTCTGTATGACCCCTGAGCAGCGAGAGGCCAAACTGCGTCGTGTGGAACGAATACGGGAGAGAGTCATAAGAAGGTGGGATTTTTATATCTAAATGTATGTACGTATGCTGTACTCACATGAAGGTCTCCTCTAACTGTTTATTTTACCTGTCTATCAGCGCAGTCAGAGAGAATGTCACTACACACAGTCAACAGCCAATCAGGGGGGAGAGGCAGGAAGTTCATCAGGTGTCCCCTGACGCAGCTAGAAAACAAAGGACGAGATCAGGTATGGATTTATCTATCCAAAATCAACAAGTTAAGTATTGCAGTTAAGGTCAAGTTGCAAAAATGAGGCTACAGTTTAGTCTTCTTTAATTGTGATCTCATAATAAGGTACTTTTTTGTCTGGACCACAGCAAAGAAGAATCTGCCACTGACACTCCTCATGCACTAACTTGCATGCAAAttcttttctgttcctgttttcagACCATGAACCTCGCCATGGGGATGACATCAGAGGTTCTGCAGAACTTCAGTTTTCCAGTGGAACATCTCAGGAGGAAGATAAAAGAGATGGACATgtgaaaaaatcaaaaagtcaaGTGAGGTCTGGGAGCACAACACAATACAAGGATCACAGTGGAAGAACAGGGGTTGCCAAAACTAAAATCAAACGTCCAGCTTCGCCCTATCATATCTCATCTCTGACTGTTTACCAGAAAGATGGTGGCAAGGGATTTACAAGTGGCAAGGATGAAGAGGAGCAAAGGCTTGAAGACTCTGCCACTGATGAAAGTGATTTTTCATCCTCCAATCTGAGAGCCAAGTGGTTTCTCTCCACCAACCAGTGGCAAGGTTTCATACCTTTGCAGATCCCTGGCATAGACTCATTGGGCAGTGAGGAGATATCAGACCCCGAGAACCATCCTGCATGTGCTGATGATGTGACTGATTGCAATGAAATGTCATCTGCTGTCAGCGAAAGcttagagaaaatgaaagagaaccATTCACTCTTCTATAAGATTGCATGTGATATTAGTATTTCTGACTCAGATATAACCAAGAATGATGGGAATTCAAATGCCCAAACGTCACCCAGGCCAGAGGAAGAAGAACTACTGATCACTGAATCTGTCCCAGAGGAAGCAGCCCATGATGTTGAGAGATCTTTAAACCAAGAGAGCAAGAATTTCAGCCCACATTTGCCATCAGTTGTTATTGAACATAGTCTTGCTGTTAATAACAATCTCCAAGATTCAGCACAGGAAACCCAGGACAAAGCAGTGTTAAGTACCTCAGCCAGTCCATCagaagaggtgtgtgtttatCGAGAGATccctgaaaaagaaagtgaagacaCCTCAAGGCAAAAAGGCCAGTTAGAGAGAGTTAGAGAAACTATCCATGAAGATCCCGTGCAGGACACTGATTGTGATCAGGACCTGGATAAAAATGCCGCGGCAAGAGATGAACACAATGGGGCAAAAGAATCGGAAGACAGAAAGGGGGACCAAGAGAGATCtgaaaagcagaggaaatgtcGTAGTTTAAGTGAGGAGAACAAAGAGACTGTCCATGAACGAGGCAACAACCGCTCCGTCCCTCCATCCAGCTCCTTGTATGAGGGCGGGAGTGTGATTCGGAGTGCCTCTTTTGGGAAGACGCGAGTTACAGTATTAAGGACAAGTTTGTAGAGGCAAGAAGAGTGGCAGCTTAAGGAGcttaaatgaacacatttgggAAGGACAAGAACACAGTTAAGTGATTTATGGTAAAGGACAATGCCCGAAGAGGAGGATTTGAAGAGTTTGAAAGAATTAATTGGACTTGACTTTGGATTAGAAATGGGAAAGTGGGAACATACAATAAGAGAAATGATCATAATGTTTGGTAAACTTGAACATTTCCATTATTTGTAATGGGTGGTTTGAAAAGGATGCTGGTAAAATAGAAAGTCTTAAGAGTATTTCTTGAAAACAAAACCTATGCATGCACATATAGTGTTATTCTTGCAGTTGATGGTAAACACCAAATACCTTATGTATAGCTGCCCATTTGTGGTTAACACTTTCATTCCTCTCGCAATATGCAtctaacacaacacagaaactaCACGTGATGGCTGCTTGTAGATGGCGAGATAACCctgttattttcactgtaaccaaatgtgttttgtatctCAAACATCCTGATTAATAAACATGTCGTGTGTCTGACATAAGCACAGAGACTCCTGCTCCTTATTTATATTCACAAGATATCACATTAATGTTTTGCTCTCATTTCATGCATCCATATTTTTTCCTCAATGAAGGTCCCCTGGGTGCTTGGGTGCTGCTCTCCGACTAGCCCTGATGCGGAATTACATGGAGCCACTGAAAATGCCTTTGTCACTTTAAATCCTTGCCGTGTCTCAGTCGATGACATCATTGTCTGAGAACACATTACATCACCCCTTCCCAGGCTCACTCTCTTAAAGACAGCACCACCTTATGTTTACTGagcaacacacacgcacacacacacatgcgcacatacagacaaatggagagcgagcgagagagagatagagagagagttGCTTATCTGTTTACAAATGTGATATCAATATCAACATGCATATTAATAAGGGACTTAATGAGGTTAAATTTTATGCGTGGGCACCTGAGTTCATATTGTCCAAATGTGATTCAGGACAGCAGCAATACATATGGCCAGTTCCAGAAACATATGTAAAAGCTACAAGTTGGCAACATTCAAACCTATTCCTACATTGACTGAATATCATTGGCATGCTTTTCCCAGCACACCACATATAGTTAAAGGCATCCttgaatgcattttaaatacGAGCATTCAAAACATATCTGAGACATACTGTATGCCTTCAGCAGAATTTGGAAAATATGAACCTATAAATAAGCGAATGGTAAACTACATCATTGGCATaagtataaataaagtttttattgaCATATTTTTGGCAGGTGTATCAGAATATTATCCACATAAGGTTTTTCGGGTGGACTAAAGCTGATCCTACAAATCATCACCTCTCACACccgttttgttttctttgtttttctttcctttttttgcagGGACACACTGCAGATAAAGTGCTGCTTTATGTATAAAATAatctgcatgtatgtatgtgtttctaTCGTAGGAGTGAGTTTTGGCTCAGTCTACTGCCAT
The Scatophagus argus isolate fScaArg1 chromosome 21, fScaArg1.pri, whole genome shotgun sequence genome window above contains:
- the LOC124053045 gene encoding pleckstrin homology domain-containing family A member 7-like isoform X3; translation: MELEPDSRRAQLVRMDDQDRVSQASSVATISYFPVIKERDGKLQTFGKRCQAAKRDPNCPVVIRGWLNKKDSSGLKLWKRRWFVLSNYCLFYYKDSREESVLGSIPLPSYKILFCTPRECKNRKFTFKVVHQGMRSYFFSADTQEDMLGWVRALSQSATMEPESSLNRRCSSYQDFTQIGGSSESVDLPKPLSDGEGPSQKLRHAVISRTLSEPSQLIGGRMGTSHSEHRGRQSVRQRNSRTPSPSDFSRRRVCGPNQDDSLPGQNTPPTQTEMMGMGSVTSRGQLGSRPHTPVGRVDIRPHEDLVMVPQTLYYAPASPKLEFKSTPTTPVTERWQNLSKPTPTYGSVHHISSGRRPLGKSYSTGAHADLLPPLPPSSRAAHAPHFPHHHHHHHHHHHRSNLSVCVLPPAMAPKPDARETPQIRPLESDADAVLTRLCGCDKLLQSLSVELAQLQMDKDSVHCALEVSRLQLEEWKSQGPRAHEEALTQKALLQEELVTIRARMCDVSLEMERVWSQYERLESELSVIRSHLQHVCNFGVPQEQSQAQRELWMMEDILSGLKINRDHFRFLLGLQRHHTFQPTAPHPGSPGSPTEMLQSGLPMDVEQEPPVRPPLPQELQESHQSRDQVHGWTESPYEGIYSHAVDPVERRGNSQPDLLNVKTHKDAFESQSDSKWIPPDTTNQSTKKIKMSEEEQIERMKRNQERLTNKKKPSISAPVTQTQSQGSETREEAPFPLRVTRVVTAVLPSSLKARRVSVEDPPPEFDNPLPEQIQPDTQQRLAMQRKKMLNKPHRRLLLESPDQNWSPVEMHHDQPDRKTNRQQQHQGVVKSSRGESRSEVGRAEPTETSRNQVRDEAGLDNGSASLDVRAEEQASATPTPNMDLNLCMTPEQREAKLRRVERIRERVIRSQRECHYTQSTANQGGEAGSSSGVP
- the LOC124053045 gene encoding pleckstrin homology domain-containing family A member 7-like isoform X2 — protein: MDDQDRVSQASSVATISYFPVIKERDGKLQTFGKRCQAAKRDPNCPVVIRGWLNKKDSSGLKLWKRRWFVLSNYCLFYYKDSREESVLGSIPLPSYKILFCTPRECKNRKFTFKVVHQGMRSYFFSADTQEDMLGWVRALSQSATMEPESSLNRRCSSYQDFTQIGGSSESVDLPKPLSDGEGPSQKLRHAVISRTLSEPSQLIGGRMGTSHSEHRGRQSVRQRNSRTPSPSDFSRRRVCGPNQDDSLPGQNTPPTQTEMMGMGSVTSRGQLGSRPHTPVGRVDIRPHEDLVMVPQTLYYAPASPKLEFKSTPTTPVTERWQNLSKPTPTYGSVHHISSGRRPLGKSYSTGAHADLLPPLPPSSRAAHAPHFPHHHHHHHHHHHRSNLSVCVLPPAMAPKPDARETPQIRPLESDADAVLTRLCGCDKLLQSLSVELAQLQMDKDSVHCALEVSRLQLEEWKSQGPRAHEEALTQKALLQEELVTIRARMCDVSLEMERVWSQYERLESELSVIRSHLQHVCNFGVPQEQSQAQRELWMMEDILSGLKINRDHFRFLLGLQRHHTFQPTAPHPGSPGSPTEMLQSGLPMDVEQEPPVRPPLPQELQESHQSRDQVHGWTESPYEGIYSHAVDPVERRGNSQPDLLNVKTHKDAFESQSDSKWIPPDTTNQSTKKIKMSEEEQIERMKRNQERLTNKKKPSISAPVTQTQSQGSETREEAPFPLRVTRVVTAVLPSSLKARRVSVEDPPPEFDNPLPEQIQPDTQQRLAMQRKKMLNKPHRRLLLESPDQNWSPVEMHHDQPDRKTNRQQQHQGVVKSSRGESRSEVGRAEPTETSRNQVRDEAGLDNGSASLDVRAEEQASATPTPNMDLNLCMTPEQREAKLRRVERIRERVIRSAVRENVTTHSQQPIRGERQEVHQVSPDAARKQRTRSDHEPRHGDDIRGSAELQFSSGTSQEEDKRDGHVKKSKSQVRSGSTTQYKDHSGRTGVAKTKIKRPASPYHISSLTVYQKDGGKGFTSGKDEEEQRLEDSATDESDFSSSNLRAKWFLSTNQWQGFIPLQIPGIDSLGSEEISDPENHPACADDVTDCNEMSSAVSESLEKMKENHSLFYKIACDISISDSDITKNDGNSNAQTSPRPEEEELLITESVPEEAAHDVERSLNQESKNFSPHLPSVVIEHSLAVNNNLQDSAQETQDKAVLSTSASPSEEVCVYREIPEKESEDTSRQKGQLERVRETIHEDPVQDTDCDQDLDKNAAARDEHNGAKESEDRKGDQERSEKQRKCRSLSEENKETVHERGNNRSVPPSSSLYEGGSVIRSASFGKTRVTVLRTSL
- the LOC124053045 gene encoding pleckstrin homology domain-containing family A member 7-like isoform X1; protein product: MELEPDSRRAQLVRMDDQDRVSQASSVATISYFPVIKERDGKLQTFGKRCQAAKRDPNCPVVIRGWLNKKDSSGLKLWKRRWFVLSNYCLFYYKDSREESVLGSIPLPSYKILFCTPRECKNRKFTFKVVHQGMRSYFFSADTQEDMLGWVRALSQSATMEPESSLNRRCSSYQDFTQIGGSSESVDLPKPLSDGEGPSQKLRHAVISRTLSEPSQLIGGRMGTSHSEHRGRQSVRQRNSRTPSPSDFSRRRVCGPNQDDSLPGQNTPPTQTEMMGMGSVTSRGQLGSRPHTPVGRVDIRPHEDLVMVPQTLYYAPASPKLEFKSTPTTPVTERWQNLSKPTPTYGSVHHISSGRRPLGKSYSTGAHADLLPPLPPSSRAAHAPHFPHHHHHHHHHHHRSNLSVCVLPPAMAPKPDARETPQIRPLESDADAVLTRLCGCDKLLQSLSVELAQLQMDKDSVHCALEVSRLQLEEWKSQGPRAHEEALTQKALLQEELVTIRARMCDVSLEMERVWSQYERLESELSVIRSHLQHVCNFGVPQEQSQAQRELWMMEDILSGLKINRDHFRFLLGLQRHHTFQPTAPHPGSPGSPTEMLQSGLPMDVEQEPPVRPPLPQELQESHQSRDQVHGWTESPYEGIYSHAVDPVERRGNSQPDLLNVKTHKDAFESQSDSKWIPPDTTNQSTKKIKMSEEEQIERMKRNQERLTNKKKPSISAPVTQTQSQGSETREEAPFPLRVTRVVTAVLPSSLKARRVSVEDPPPEFDNPLPEQIQPDTQQRLAMQRKKMLNKPHRRLLLESPDQNWSPVEMHHDQPDRKTNRQQQHQGVVKSSRGESRSEVGRAEPTETSRNQVRDEAGLDNGSASLDVRAEEQASATPTPNMDLNLCMTPEQREAKLRRVERIRERVIRSAVRENVTTHSQQPIRGERQEVHQVSPDAARKQRTRSDHEPRHGDDIRGSAELQFSSGTSQEEDKRDGHVKKSKSQVRSGSTTQYKDHSGRTGVAKTKIKRPASPYHISSLTVYQKDGGKGFTSGKDEEEQRLEDSATDESDFSSSNLRAKWFLSTNQWQGFIPLQIPGIDSLGSEEISDPENHPACADDVTDCNEMSSAVSESLEKMKENHSLFYKIACDISISDSDITKNDGNSNAQTSPRPEEEELLITESVPEEAAHDVERSLNQESKNFSPHLPSVVIEHSLAVNNNLQDSAQETQDKAVLSTSASPSEEVCVYREIPEKESEDTSRQKGQLERVRETIHEDPVQDTDCDQDLDKNAAARDEHNGAKESEDRKGDQERSEKQRKCRSLSEENKETVHERGNNRSVPPSSSLYEGGSVIRSASFGKTRVTVLRTSL